CTTGAAGAGAAAATCAGACTTAACTACAGTTGCTGGATCTTGTTGCCTTGAGAATGTTAGATCACACATGTAAGGATGGCAATGGATTGCAAATTAACTGATCATGATTTTTCAGTACAGTTTCAGTTTTTCAAAGTATCTCTGACTTTTAGCTTTTTGTCAGCCAATTTACATGATGCACTGGTggctacatacagtaaatgttttccagatatggtCATTTCAGCCATAGCATTGgcccattcttttttctttttcattctgttgtaCTACAACAAATATGAGACAATGGTTCAAAATAACTGCTTGCTTTCTATTCTTGATgctgcattgtatgcattgtaccaGCTGAGCTCTCACTGGTTGCCAACTCTCCCTCACAGAAGTGCCTGCTGATACAATTTAAGACAAAAGTCTGTTCGATTTTGTTGTGGCAAGTTGCAGACTGAGTCACTAgggatgtcacactacacaactagTTGTGATGAATGCATGACACGACTCCTcatgactcactaagattataaatataacTGACGGGTACGAATGAGAATCACTAATAAGCCATTTATTGAGGCACTAGTTTAAGTGGTTTAGCTGAATGTGTCTGACTAAAATTTGAATCCTATAATTTTAAACTCAAGGCCTCACCTGCGGAAATGTCAATGTATTAATAAGGGTTTAAGCATTCTTACAAAAAAAGGCTGTCttcgaggaaaaaaaaaatgttcctgcTGTTACATGACCCAACTGTTTCTTTTGTTTGGATTCACAGACTGATGAGTTGATTCTTCCCGATAAATAGTGtgcccttttcatttttgtgcTGATTGTTTGAGATGCCCAATTCAAAAGAAATTTTATCATTtgagagtttaaaaaaaagattatttgacTTTCCTGTTAATGACATATTTGCTAAAGGCTGTTCATTTTGTATTAGGGATTGAAAAATTACATTACTGGTATTTTAAGTAGAAGGATAAAACTTAATTAATAAAGCATAATACAGCCCTTGAGTTGGCTGAATTCCTAAAATGTTTATCTGTGTCTGTCAGGCATGTAATTACTGCAATGTTTGTCAGGAAGATAAAATGCAATATGTATTTCAAATTAACCCTATCAGACTTATCTTTGCAAATTGCTTGCATATTCCATTTTTGCCACGATTATTACCCTagacagaaattaaattaaatattgttcatAAAACTGCTACCATCTAACCAGGATACTTAACAGGCTCAGCGTTTGGAATGACGAGATGATGAAACATTATTAGTGACTTTGCTGTCTTTGGACATCAAAGCTATTTGTAATTTTAAccataatgacatttttaaactgtattaaACATAGTCTACCAGAGGATATATGAAcaattgtaaaaatgattaaaaactaCCTTCCTGTATACAAAAATAGCAATGTATTTGATGAAATTTGTTGACCAGAGTGTTGTTAGTAAAgcttaaggctttgtaaacattttttaaagttctgcatAAACAAGCTTAACCTTATATGTTCTCATGGAGTGATTGGGCTTGGtttcttttgttatgtttgaACGCTCTTCTCCAGACATACTTTAGATATGATGCAGAATTTTCATCGACAGAAGAGGCAGTTTGCCTCCcacctttttttttactataaatcCATCTTTCActtgttgctgtttttcttttactccACTTTACTCCACCAGCCACTATTCTCTGTTTCTCAGAACTCTTCTCTTTAAAGGATGCTGCTTAAAAGTTTGTAAAGACCAACCATAGTTCtttaaatgcttcatttaaactgTGAAATCAATGTTTAagtaaaatctattttaaaagaaAGGCTTCATCTCCACCAACAGCCACATCTGCATAGGGTAACCTGGAAGGCAGCACAAGACCCCAAAATTAATCAGGCGTATGcagaaatatttgttattttgtttttctggttttaaaCTGGTCAATCAAGCCTTCCTTAACCCCTTTCCGTTATCCCTGAGACAACTAGTCTAGTTGTTGAACGCACACCCGATTTTACCCAGATCGTGACAGACGGCGTCTATTGGAAGAGCATTAGCAGAAGCAGTAAAGTTGAATACAGGCAGATGAAAGTGTTTTctcatgttatatatatatatatatatatatatatatatatatatatatatatatatatatatatatatatatatatgtatgtatatatacacacacactgtatatatgagCTATAATATGCTTTTTGGCTTATTGCCTTGATAGTTGATGAGCAAGGTCCCCACTCTTAAGTTACCATTTTAGGGGCTGAAGCATAATACGGGCCAACTACAGGAAAGAtgtaaggttgggagcatgcactgatatggCGTGTTGCAGCAACCACCATGACAGTTCAAATCCCCAAGATGTCCACCTGTCTGATAAATATAGAATATGTCAATCCCCATGAATGTCTTAAGGCAGAATtgctatttattaatttacatacGAAACTCAAAAGCAGTTCTGGGATCATAATATATGATGATCTACTATATAACAACAGCACTGAGGCAAGGATAGATGCGGACTTCCCTAACCTGAGATGCAGCACaagcccatcttgtatttatccTGCTGCTTGGAGGCTTTAATTTTCTTGGCCTGAGATGCTGCTCAGCTTGCCATTTGGTTATGATTCTTTTTTGAGAGTGCAGATTATACTGCTGCCTTCTACAGCCCCTGGTAAAAATTATGAAATCTCTACACTTTGACATCCTCTATGTTGTGGAATACATTCTGGAATCACCTTGTAATTTgcattattaaaacaaattccCATACAAATCTAAAAATGCATATTAGACTGCAGTCAAAAGAGAGTGCTTACAGATTTTAATGAGCTGTTGGACTTTGAAAATTCGAAGGAAACATGGCCCCGACTAGAGAGTTGTCAATTGAAACAATGGAAGGATAATAGAACTCCTTCAAGAAGAAAATCCAACGTGGCGCCTGGCAAAACATGTTGGTTGTTCCATGTCAGCTGTGTCCAAAGTTTAGTGCACTATAATCAAAAACGGGGAGGCTATAAAAGGAAAACATATGGATAGGCCAAAGAAGGCATGAAAGCATCAGGATAAAAAACTCAAAGCTATACGCATTGAAAATTgaaaacacacaacaaaacaaatgagaaaCAGGACTCAATGTCTGTGACAGAACTGTTAAGAAATTGGCTGCATAAAATCATATTTACATATAGAAAAGCCAAATGAAAACCAGCACTAATAcctaaacagaagaaaacaaggaTACAGTGGGCTAACAACCAGCAATCATAAAGGGTAAATGATTAGGTGAAGGTGATATTCAGAGATCAATCATGAATTTACTGTACATTGGCCAAGGACATGATGATGGAATGTTTGTCTGGTGCTGTTCTAGCAAACCATATAAtgatgactttctaaaaagaataaacaaatttCACCACTCATTTATGATATAGGGTTACATGTCAGGTGAAAGACCAGGTGAGAAGGCAATGAGATGGTTACCTCAACAGTCAGTGCTTAGGTGTACATTAAAATTTTGCACTCTTTTTGGTTATGATGAAGTCATTTTCCAGGATGATTATGCATGTTTCCATAGAGAAAAGAGTCCTAAAGCTTTTCTTCAGCAAAGGAATATCAACTCAGTCATATGGCCAACAAACAGTCTGGACCTCAATCTGATTGAAAATTTCtggtggaaaataaaaaaattggttCATGACAAAGCACCATACAACAAAGCTGTTCTGTCAAGTGTTATTCAATAAAGCTGGAACTGGGTGATGTACAATATTCTTTTTCAATAGTGAAGTAAATGCCTCAGAGAATTCAGGCCGTCATAAAAGCCCAAGAAGGAGCAGGAAAATacttattgtgatttttttagttGATTTTCCACAACACTGAGTGATTCCATAAGTTGTTTGTTTACTTGCTCTGGAAAACAAATATGCCATTAATATAATTTAGTTTGAGTTATGTATTATGAAGCCAGAATGTTCAACTGttaaacaaaaattgttttgTGTTATATCTGTGATTTGTTCATTTGCTAGAAGATATGAAAGCTGGGTGAATATCCTCTAAGTGTGGTGAATCCAGAATTGTTGATTGGGGTTGTACACAGTGCTGTTAacctgtgctggggaggcagcattaagaagaaagacgcctcacgcctggacaaactggtgaggaaggcaggctctattgttggcatggagctggacagtttaacatctgtggcagagtgacgggcgctcagcaggctcctatcaattatggagaatccactgcatccactaaacagtgtcatctccagacagaagagcagcttcagcgacagactgctgtcactgtcctgctccactgacagactgagaagatcgttcctcccccaaactatgcgactcttcaattcaatTCCacccccgggggggggggggggggggggggggtctttggtgggaggggggggggtaaacgttaacattataaaaagtttttgtctgtttttcacctgcattattatcaatctttaatttaatattgttttttttgtatcagtatgctgctgctgaagaatgtgaatctccccttgggattaataaagcatctatctatctatctatctatctatctatctatctatctatctatctatctatctatctatctatctatctatctatctatctatctatctatctatctatctatctatctatctaaccttcaTCAGCTTTATAGTGTCTTACTGAGCAGGATCACTAGCACTACTCTTCAACTCATATGTTCCTTTTAAGGTACTCATCTCTTCCTATTAGGAAAAAgacatttgaaatgttttgtggaAGAAATACAAATCAAATATCTTACTGAACATAAAGAATTAGATATTTCCTCAGATGAGAATCCTTCTCTGTAATTTATATAGGGTCCCTTCTCTTGTCGTTCTGTCCCACTTCCTCTAATTTCATTTTCCTGGTTTTGGTTCATTTATGTTGTTGACTAGATCTCCTATTTGTTACATTGATTCCTAAATGTATATGATTACATGATCTGAGTATCATATTTAAGAGATGGAATATAATAGCATTTTGATCACTGTAATTATTTGGcataaggcccttaacctgcaattgctttgtcctgggtatgatggtaatctgcatccaaccctgcaagtaggtcctccaacttgtaagGGAAAATttaggggttggtggcaagattggtacaccagccattgtaaaaaaaaaaaacctcacactgttccagtgtggtgctgaggtgtcacccaacctcccaacctccatctctctttctatctctttctctccctctgttTCCTGGCATGGCAGTTTGTGCTTTCAATTctagaatattttgtatgtcactTTGTCACTATGGTTACATATTAGTCATCAATCTATATTCTGAACCTGAGGATGATAAGGAGCTGGAACTTGTCTAGATTGCATTGCATGTCAGAATATTCTTAGCCACATACTCTATCTTCTTAACTTGTCTATTCTTAGATAATGAGAGAAAACTGGGAGCCCAAACAGAAGATTAcagcatttttttgaaaaattcgTAATTGAAAGCATGCACTAATGATGCAGTTCTCCCTTTTGCAGATTTCTTTGAGCAACTAaccaaatgaaatataatttaatttagtaAGTTTCATAAATCCTATAATAACAAAACAGTCCACAAAACAAGCTTGAACACAATTTGAAATGCCAACTTTTACAGTTTTAGTGATTTTGTGAATACATTCTCCTCAAAAATATATCAGTAGCTTAGCATCAGGCAGTGAGATATCCTGCATGTGACACTGCTTACATAGATGCTTttctaaaaatcaaacaaatcctgcttttttaaatatgtgtattttcaagtattttcttcttctttcggctgctcccgttaggagttgccacagtggatcatcttcttccatacctttctgtcctctgcatcttgttctgttacacccatcacctgcatgtcctctctcaccacatccataaaccttcgcttaggccttcctcttttcctcttgcctggcagctctatccttaatatccttctcccaatatactcagcatctctcctctgcacatgtccaaaccaacgcaatctcaccactctgactttgtctcccaaccgtctaacttgagctgaccttcttaTGTActgatttctaatcctgtccatccttgtcacacccagtgcaaatcttagcatctttaactctgccacctccagctctgtctcctgctttctggtcagtgccatcatcttcaacccatataacatagctggtctcactaccgccttgtagaccttccctttcactcttgctgatacccgtctgtcacaaattactcctgtcactcttctccacccattccactctgcctgcactctctttttcttctctcttccacaatccccattactctgtactgttgatcccaagtatttaaactcattcaccttcgccaactctactccttgcatcctcaccattccactgacctccttctcattcacacacgtattctgtcttgttcctactggccttcattcctctcctctctctagagcatatctccacctctccagagtctcctcaacctgatccctactattgctacagatcacaatgtcatcaacaaacatcatagtccacggggactcctgtctaatctcatctatcaacctgtccatcaccattacaaataagaaagggcttagagacaatccttgatgtaatcccacctccaccttgaatgcatccatcactcctaccacagaccttaccactgtcacacttccttcgtacatatcctgtacaactcttacatacttctctgccactcccgacttcctcatacaataccacagctcctctcgaggcaccctgccatatgctttctccaggtccacaaagatgcaatgcaactccttctggccttctctgtacttctccatcaacatcctcagagcaaacaacacatctgtggtgctctttcttggcatgaaaccatactgctgctcactgatcatcacctcacttcttaacctagcttccactactctttcccataatttcatgatgtggctcatcaattttatctccctgtagttattacagtcctgcaaaTCCCctatattcttaaatatcggcaccagtacacttctccactcctcaggcatcctccaactttccaagattccattgaacaatctggttaaaaactgcactgccatctctcctaaacacctccatgcttccacaggtatgtcatctggaccaatggcccttccatttttcatcctcttcatagctgtccttacttcctccttgctaatccgttgtacttcctgattcttgatctccaacgtcatcctacagaccaccatcctatgctgcttaactacactttcccctgccaccgctttgcagtcttcagtctccttcagattgactcttctgcataggatgtaatctacctgtgtgcatattcctccactcttgtacataactctgtgtccctccctcttcttaaaatacgtattcaccacagccatatccatccttttagcaaaatccactatcatctgaccttcttcattcctttccttgacaaaatacctacccatcacctcctcatctcctctgttcccttcagcaacttgtccattgaaatccgcaccaatcaccactttctgtcccttgggttcaCTGTTCATCACATTATCCAACTCAAGtataattcaattaaataaactttAGACTGTGTTAAAATAATCAAGTTTTTCATCATGCAGGTTTTATAAAGAACACTTTCACATATAGGAAGATGGAAATGAAAGGCTAAATAATACCAAATTGCTGTACTTGTGTTTAAAACCTGGCCTAACTCTTTCTGCTTCTGGAAACATATTGCTACTTTTTAATGGAATAAAATTACTTTGCTGctatttatttccttttaataattaaaaataatctaaTCTTCAAGTGTAGTACCATATCTTTCCTGAATGCAAGAAATTGCCATCCTGATGGCTTTCTCCATTCATGTGCAATTACTTGGATCACAGCAAAATCATGTTTTAAAATGCAAGGCAGTACCCCATAAACAGGTGATCTCTGAGTTGCTAGACACCAAAACATCCTGCAGTAAGGCACATCTTACTagtgtgacactaggggtcgctgttgccccgtgaacgtccaaacaccaggtaaaagtcccagtaatatttttaattatttcaataatatgcacaaagcacctccacctccacaataatcaatacaataaatcaatcctccactcccagcagctccgtcacacttcctCCAAACTCCGGCTCTCTcttctgggtttcccacagtcctttatatagtccgtgacctggaagtgcttctttccttcagtccatgtgattccatagcacttccgggtcagagggAAACTCTTatctttcttcagcccggaagtacttcagttctttcgtccccgtgactagggagtacttctgggATATAGGTAAAATAGCAATCcctatgcctccctgcagcgtcccctggcggcacccacggtatccagcagggctgtgaagccgaactccattttccatgatgccctgcgggaatccggggcatctccatgttgcagggaggactccatctagcggcctggatgtaTTGGttgggataagctgccggccatctctcacactaGGAAGATTAATTTTTAGTCCAGAAGGTTTGATGATGACTCCtccatttactttctttttttccccttttcttatTTGCTTCTTCGCCCTTTCCTTTAAAATTGCTAAAGaactgtttacaaaaaaaaaaagaaaagaaaaagtggtcATTTATAATGTATCATGCTTTGTGACTTCATGGTCGGTAACTTTGCTTGCCATCTAGCTGCACgttcattatttttgaaaatgaaattttaaaaaatgacaagttGTAGTAGGGTTATGACAGACTAATCAAGAGTTGACTTATTTTTGACCCGAAACTTgaaacagaaatgtattttttgttacacTGTACACCTCACACTCTCATTACttaatgatatatattttatttttcactgtatcTTTTCTTAGTTATCTTTCCACAATTATTCTTAATTTGACTTAGTAAAACCTTTACTTGGCTGATTTCAGTTTTACTTAATTAGCCGAAAAACTGACACAATGCCAGTATGAGTAGAGTCCAGAATCAGAAAATTCAGTTCAGGGAATCTACCACCACAATACAGCTAAGAACATCATTGTAGTCAAACATATAAACTTAGGGGTGACaggtaaaaaaaatcttcacaacTTCACCATGTAATGTGCAGTGAAATGAAGAACTGGAAAGCATCTTGATATTTCAGACTGCAACTTGTGATGACTTCTTTTATTGAATGACTCCACGGCTAGTCGTAAAGCATGAGATGAAAGCCCTAAAAAACATTAGGCTTGCCtgctaaaatagtaataataagaagaagaatggtGGTAAAATGAtcaaaagtgaaatattttttaacatcttgAAAAAGTTCAACTTCACTCTGATGAACCAGTCAACAGCATTCTCCACTTAGCCACCCAATTCTGAATATGGTTATGGAGAAGGAAATGGATCAACAAGTGTTGGAGATGAAAGTAGAGTAGAGAAGcaaaagacacaaagctgtttgGTTCAGTGGATTATGTGCATTTGTTGGATGGTAACCACCCTGGACAAGGAGATCAGTGCAAGAATGAAGGCTTTCTGACTTTTGAACAAGATTAGATTTAAAATCTACTTGATTATTGGGCCATTATCAGATTATGTCAGACTACTTCTGAAGTACTTGAAAACAGACTACATTGGGAGGAAAAGTTTAATTTCAGGTAAAATTCATGAATTATACAACCAAATATGAATAATTTAAgctaaattaaaaacataaatacagaCATAAATAAAACTCTCTTTATGcatgtattttaagataaaatgaTTAGCTTTTAGTTCCAGTATAGTACATGTATTTATGGACTTTTTAACTAGAATAGGTGAAAGGgacattcttcttcttattattattcttttggctgctcccgttaggagttgccacagcggatcatcttcttccatatcttcctgtcctctgcatcttgctctgttacatccattacctgcatgtcctctctcaccacatccataaaccttctcttaggccttcctcttttcctcttgcctggcagctctatccttagcatccttttcccaatatactcagcatctctcatctgcacatgtccaaatgaacgtaaatacagtaaatgcaaacgCACAAAATAGTGACCTATGAACAAATCATGACACGTCACTCTGCAAGCTTCTACAAATAAATCAAACTAACTTTCTATAAGAAAAAACTGACACAGAAAAACATCTATATATTTTCATTGGCTTATTTagtaaataactttaaatatattaaacactGTCCCATGGGTATAAATAGACTACAATTACATTGATCTCATCAGTTTCACTGTTAGTTATAGAGTCAAATATAATGTACAGCAGTCTCCATCTGTATTCCAGCTGCCGACGATTGTCTGAGTAATTACTCCCTAATTAGGAATTATTTTCCACGACTAAAATAAAGACTTTAATAAGGGCTGCCAATTTTAAAGGCTACATCTGTTCAAGTTCTAATTTAGAAGAGGTATTACAGCTCTTGCAACAATAGTAATGTATGTTGAAACATTTTGTTCTGGTAGGTGCCATAAACTCTCTTTATCCATCTATTAGATTTTTCCTTTTAACAAACAAAGCTCCATTAGTGCATTAGTATCCCTATGAATTTCTTTTATagatattgattacaaaattaagcTGCTTTTAATATCTTTACTTGAATTGTTtttgaatattctaattattattgattttatttcttctttttgatatctctcaaatatttttttccaaactgaaataaacaagaaaaatatctgaattattttattaaaattaaacagaaagaatTGGTACTATTTATTAGAACAGTACATGAAGAGGAAACCCTGCTAGGTGAACAACCTGCCCAAACAGGGTACTGTAGACTGAGTAGCACTTAGGTAGTGGAAAAAAGGGAGGAAGTTTTGAGAAGGAAAGAAGGTGGGCATGTAAGGAGCTGAGTGGGAGATGGTCATGAGGTTAAGGAGAAAGAATGTTGATGTAGTAACTACTAGTGAAATTGTGGGAGACAAAGAAAAACCGTCTGAAGCTGAATAAATCAGGTCTGCAAAAAGTGCGACTGACTTAGTGAAATGACACATCTGATGAGGAAGATGTTACACGACTGTTAATGGTGTATTAGAGACGTTAATATTGTGCATGTTGGCAGGGATACCCATTATACCAGATACCGTATTGAGTGAACTCACCTGATATTCTGGGAAGTCAGACTGAGTATTTTCTGTAAAGTAATTTCTGTGTTGGATTCGTCAGAAAGACTTGCATGCCTGTAGCCTGGAGTTGAGCGGATGAAATAGGCATCAGCATGTCATACAGAAGCTGAATGACAGATCTGTAGGAACTCTGAGTAACTGTGAAAAGCTTTTGGCattgtccatttatttatttttgcgtGTGATATACAAGTGAAATGACCAGCTGCTGTTTTGTGTGTGGTGCCACAATGTTCTTAAGCCACGACACAGGCCTGCAATGTTGGGTAAAGGACATTTCATGTAAAAGACACTGGGAGTTCATGAGTGTTTATTGGCAGGACTTGTTATATTGTTGTGTATGCGTGTAAATCTGTTTCCGAGGACCAATTTTACCTAATTTTATGAAACTAGTTACTAAATATATATCAGGGGTGTCCAAATCTGACTCTTTAGGGTTGCAGTGGCTGCGGGGTTTCATTCGAACTACTTTTTTAACCAGTGACCAGCatttgctgctaattgacttcttttgccttaattttaattgcctGGATTttcaagactcagaccccttaattgtttcttttctccctaattaacagtcaaacaaaaatgagatacaaaTTGAGCCAACACATGATGAGCTAACCTGTGTTTA
This genomic interval from Erpetoichthys calabaricus chromosome 10, fErpCal1.3, whole genome shotgun sequence contains the following:
- the LOC127529415 gene encoding uncharacterized protein LOC127529415 translates to MVRMQGVELAKVNEFKYLGSTVQSNGDCGREKKKRVQAEWNGWRRVTGVICDRRVSARVKGKVYKAVVRPAMLYGLKMMALTRKQETELEVAELKMLRFALGVTRMDRIRNQYIRRSAQVRRLGDKVRVVRLRWFGHVQRRDAEYIGRRILRIELPGKRKRGRPKRRFMDVVREDMQVMGVTEQDAEDRKVWKKMIHCGNS